The genomic interval gttgtgtaacgtgtgtgtgtgtgtgtgtgtgagggagtgtGCTTTGGTGTCTGTCCTTCGGATGCTGGAGAGGAGCATCAGTACGAGTTGCCCAACAGTGTTGGCGTGTTGTTCTTGCTCCGGCTGTTCTTCTTGTTGCGTTGCGTCTTCGGGACCTCCTTGGCCTCTGATTGGTTGTGGTGGGGCCTGAAGCGCTTGCACTTGCAGGAGGTGATCACGCGGATTTTGTAAGTCCGAGTGTTGCCGTTGGGACAGTGCAGCTGGACCCTCCTTGTCCGGGAGTGGGCCGGGATGCAGCGGTAGTCCGAAGCGCTGCCCCTCCACCACTTGCCGCGGCCGATGGAGTTGGGCATGAGGTGTGCCGGCATGCACTGGCCCGAACACACCAGCTCCTTGACAGGCTTGGCACTGCGGCAAGACCCGTCGTTGATGTAACGGGTGGAGCGCAGCTCCCTACAGCTCAGCTCCGAGGAACCTGGGTTGAAGAGCAGAATATCACAGTTACACTCGTGGCTTCAGCCCAAAACAAACACTTTGAAGTGCTGCACACTGGAAAGGACATTCTGCAGGTTAACTGCCTCAATGCTGCAGCTGTGTCTGACTCCAATACGTGCTAATATCTCGGATTCTGTCAACATGAACTCACcatttgtgttgctgtgtgtggaaaaacaacacaagtaAGATACAAACTGAGCAGGCAGCCCATTTCATTCTGATCCTGACATAGTGTGAGACGCAGAAGTGCAGCCGAAAAATGCACTTTTATAAGTTCAACTTAATGCAACAATTTGTACATTTAGGTAAAGATTTGAGAGATCATATCAGAGCCTCTGAATCTGATTCATGGTCTGATCATTAGCTGACGACGGCGCTTGACAAAGAGATCCAGCTGGCAGCAATCAGCTGATAGCAAATCCAGACCAGAGGGCCATTAAACAGCTCAATCAAACCTAATGGAGGTTTGGGCTGGAAGAAAAAGCTGGCATAGAGAGTTGGCCCTCAGGAAATGTATGTGGTGATGGAGGAGTAAATAGCTGTCTGGTTATTTTAAAGCAACTGTACAGTTTTGAACAAACTGGACATCTGCCAGACTGATTTGAGACAACGCACTCAGCCTGTAATCCCATGTTTCAGCCGCAGCTTTTTAACAGCCTTACGCATGAGTTATTGccccgtgtttttttttttacaagcagtGTGTAAAAAAGGGGCAAAGGAACGGTTGGTTAAGAAATGATACATTCAGAGAGGGATCTGTTTTCCTCTGTGGCTTtctttgcaaaaaaataaaataaaaaaatgggcTGAACAAAGGATTTATGTGAAGtgacttccttttttttattttctccccATGAGAACCTGATCTAGTGTTATTCTGTGGCCGCCGCTGAAGGGACCACAGTAGTATACAATGCCTACAGCATGCACTGGGCAGCGGTTTGCACCAATTGCCACTGTATCCCAGAAAGTCAGGTTGTCTTGTTCAGTGAGAAATTTGGTTTAATCCAGTCTTGCTGTGCCTCCCCCCCCTACATTTCCTGTCACTCCACTCCACTGTCAGCCTGAAAAAAGCATTACTAATGATGGTGGCCTGCACACGAGACTACTGTACAGTTTTCGTGAGCTGTTCTTCTCCCCCTGGGAGAGGACCGGAGGGAGGCCAggcagtggtcaaagcctctgCTGTGACCCCGCAGGGACCAGGAGCAGGCCGTCCCAGGACGAAAGCTGAGCGATGGATGAAGACAATAATCCAGGAGATTTCGGTCTCCCTGTGTGAACCTCAACATGTGCATATGAAAACAAAGGGGTGTGCTTTTCCACCAACCTTTTTTTGGAagacaaaataataatacaataataatacaattagCATAATCCTGTTTAATGTGTGGATTTTGTGGTCCTCGACAGACAAAAATCAGTCACACTAACACATCCCGACTTCCTAATTCCCCTTTGTCAGCTGTTTTATCTTCTAATCTAGCCAATCAATCTCCTTCTCCTCGAGTGCCCGTGATTAAATGAAGGCCAGTCTGTGAGAATATTGCACCACCCAGCACGAAATCCACGAGCGTGAGATTACTCTACATGCATCGCTCGATCAGAACATACAACCTTTTACTGGCCACAGGTGGGAATCATTCTCAAAAGGCAGTGTtgcatttaaaaagcaatttccaaaaagaaaaaaaaaataacatcccCTGAAGAAAAAACTGCAGGGTTTGGGGAGACATGTTGTTGCAATCAAATGGTTATGGCGTACTGCAAGTAGAGCTTGACTAATAGtataaagagagaaggaaataACCTGAAAGAcaacgtgaaaaaaaaaaaaagccctgatGTCTCTCTGAATGTTCCACTTCAGGATTGTGTAGGGGAAGAAACcacaagaatgtgtgtgtgtgtgtgtgtgtgtgtgtgtgtgtgtgtgtgtgtgtgtgtgtgtgtgtgtgtgtgtgtgtgtgtgtgtgtgtgtgtgtgtgtgccgctcTCACCACCCTCAAACTCTGGCAGCAGATTAAGCAAGAAAACACTCTTCCCACACAATCAGGGAATCAGTGTAAGAATGAAGTCAAATGAAAAGGAAGGTTGTCTTAGtgcggtttaaaaaaaataaaaaattaaaataaataaaataagtcagATTCACTGATTCTATCAccaattcttaaaaaaatgtcaaaaaggtgGATCAAGTCTAATTAAACAATTTAGTCCGTTAGAACAAAACCACACAAGTAATAACAGGTACACTTATCAAatgtattacatattttttaggttttaaatattatttaataatattatataggCTAATGTTTGTGGGGTCAACAGGACAGTCTGAGCGCACAGTCCACATAAATAGGGCTACAGAAATGcatttatttaatcaaaaaaattaattatatttcttgtaaaaaaaaaaaaaatttaaacattaAGTATGAAGTTATTCTATATTAAATGATAGATTTTAATGATCTCGAGCACTTGTTCACATGCGGTCGCTTGCAATGAAGTTCCGGCTTTAACTGACACGTTAGGCTCTAGCTATAATATGATTATATGTTGGGTTTTTTATGTTAGTTTCCTCACTTTTACGCATCAAAGGCTCAAATGAAATGACCCTTTTGAGGAGGGCCTGGGTCATTATTTTTCGATATTACACCAAATGAATGAATAGGCTTTCATTTTGATTTCTGTCTAAACGCCTCAAACGCTCCAACTCGAATTGTTCTTCCATTTAAACATCTAATGGACTTAATAAAGGAGTACTTACTGTAGGAGACTGTGTTTGCGGTCCTTCCGCCGTTTTTCGCCCTGTTATTcaaagtgttgttgttgttgttgttgttgttgttgttgttgttgttgttgttaccgGACGCCGGTGGTGTCGCCTCCTCCTGGGGTGTCCGTGCGTTCTCTCTGTACTCCGGTAAGATCTCCGTGGCTCCGTTCTTCAGCAGCTTCCAGCCCCGGACGGCGGTGCAGCATCCCTGGAGCAGCACGAGCGCCGAGCTGGAGACGAGGAGGGCCAGAGACACCTGCATGATGGTCGCGCGGTCTGCGGCACGGATCGAGCAAAGGACGCACGAGGAGAATTTCAAAAAtgaaagccacacacacacacacacacacgagacagagagagagagatacccgcTTGGACAACTTGTTCAGTTCCTGAATGCACGAGGCGCACACGGTATTTAAGCTCGCGCGAGCTGTCGTCAAAGCTGACAATTAAGCGCTCACGCGGAGTGGGAGGGGTCGGACCTGGGAGAGAGATTCATTGAGAAAccaggaggggggagagaggagaggagactggAGGAGTGGGAGAAAattgagaggaggaagaggaggaggaggagaaaaagagagagaggaagaaaggagagggaaagaaaagagagcaatgttggagaaagaagagaagatgAGAAAATATAATAGTGGGAGAAAGATGAGAGGTGAGGGGGGGCGGGTAATGTAGAGGGAAAGTGAGAGGTGAGGAGAGGACATTGGAAGAGTGGGAtaacaggagaggaggaagaggaggagaagaataaGAAAACAGGGGGGGAAAGTGAGGAGAGAAGGAAATAGACAAGtgggagaaagaagagaagaggagaacaTGGAGGATAGGCGAGGGAAGAAAATAAAGCCGAGGGAAAGTGAGAGGTGAGGAGAGGAGATTGGAGGAGTggggagaaaagaggagaggaggaagaggaggagaagaataagaaaatagagaggggggaagtgaggagaggagagaagaagaagagagagagggagagagaggagag from Perca fluviatilis chromosome 21, GENO_Pfluv_1.0, whole genome shotgun sequence carries:
- the sost gene encoding sclerostin is translated as MQVSLALLVSSSALVLLQGCCTAVRGWKLLKNGATEILPEYRENARTPQEEATPPASGNNNNNNNNNNNNNNNTLNNRAKNGGRTANTVSYSSSELSCRELRSTRYINDGSCRSAKPVKELVCSGQCMPAHLMPNSIGRGKWWRGSASDYRCIPAHSRTRRVQLHCPNGNTRTYKIRVITSCKCKRFRPHHNQSEAKEVPKTQRNKKNSRSKNNTPTLLGNSY